The Streptomyces sp. NBC_01255 genome window below encodes:
- a CDS encoding putative quinol monooxygenase produces the protein MSQPIKLIIHIATLPGRGADQVAAFEALAPLVRAEEGCLRYDLHRVADDPDRFVLIERWASAEALAAHDVAPHMTAADAANKAFRAKPAEVVRLVDAPVA, from the coding sequence ATGTCGCAGCCGATCAAGCTCATCATCCACATCGCCACACTGCCCGGCAGGGGCGCGGACCAGGTCGCCGCCTTCGAGGCGCTCGCACCGCTCGTACGGGCGGAGGAGGGCTGCCTGCGGTACGACCTCCACCGGGTGGCCGACGACCCCGACCGCTTCGTCCTGATCGAGCGCTGGGCCTCGGCCGAGGCGCTCGCCGCGCACGACGTCGCCCCGCACATGACGGCGGCGGACGCGGCGAACAAGGCCTTCCGCGCGAAGCCGGCCGAGGTCGTCCGCCTCGTCGACGCGCCCGTGGCATGA